From the Musa acuminata AAA Group cultivar baxijiao chromosome BXJ3-1, Cavendish_Baxijiao_AAA, whole genome shotgun sequence genome, the window CAAAGGCCACCCGATACCCATACTCGTACGTGACCTGGCTCGACCTCACCAAGCCACGCTCGAACCCAGCCGCTCCTCCTCGAGCACCTCCTCGACGGCTCGAGCTATCGCCTTAGCAGCCTTGACGTCCTGGGAGAGGGACAGCAGCTCATCATCCAAAGAACGGACGTTTGACCGGCTTTCTTCCAGCTCGGTCTTCAAACGAGCTTCCTCCCCCTCCAACACCGTGGCGCGCTCCTCAGCTGCGACGATCGCCTCCGCACCCCCCTTGGCCCGCAGCTCCAGGTTCACCTTCCAGAGGGCATCATCAAGATCCATCTGACGCCCGATCGCCCGCCCGACGTCAAGAATCCGATCGATCAGTGCCATCCCGTAGTGCAGGCTCTGCATGGAAATCATGATCAACATCTACGAAGGAAGGAAGTGGAGAAAAGGGGAGGCCATCTCTTACCCAGACGAGTGACTTGGCCGCTCGCTCCACCAGCACCTCCGAACCGGAGCTGTACAGGTCTTTAGCCAACGAGGGGTGCAGCGCCCCTCGAACGAACTCCTAGGCGGTCTCCCCATCGCTCCAGGGTCGACTGTCGACCTTTAGGGTCGACCACCGGGCGGTGTAAGGGGCTCTCGGCTCCTCGATCGGGAGGACGACCATCAGTTGAGTTTAGAACTACCCGCCCTTGGGCCAGGAGAAGATGTGACACAATTCCAGCACCGGCAGGGGGCATGCCGACCCCCTCTTGGAAGGGTCGCTACCGGATGACCCAGCCGACCCCTTCCCATTCTTACTCGCCGAGCCCTCTCCTTGGGCAGGGGCCTCGGGTGATGCCAGCGAGGTGCTCGAGCAAGTGGCTCGACTGACCGACATCTTTCGAATTGCCAGTTTCGTCTTCTTGGGAGGGCGCTCCGTTGCCGGTGATGCCAGCGCCCTCTTCGACATCCCCTCCAGCGGGACAATCACGCCTTCGGAGCCTTCCCTCTTCGACGTCTCGACGACCCTGGTGCTGGCCGTCTTCTTCACTAATCGAAGGTCCACCATTTCTACAAGAACAGGTAGCGGTTAGACAGCATGGAATGAACGAATAAGCCATTGTATGCGGATGGGCATACCCCTGGTGGTGGGGCTCAGCTCAGCTCCAACCGTCCACTCCTCGATCATCACTGTTATTACCCGAGAAGAGGACAGGATACCCCTTAGACGGTCCACCGGCGTCGTATCACCAGCAGAGAGCGACGGGAGGGAGTTATCGATGGACCGAATGGCCCACCCGGTACTAAAGCCCCACTCTTGAGCGCAAATGACGAAGAAGAAGcacctcttccaacctttgttgttggagggGGCGCCACTAATCTTGAAACCACTACGAGCGATCAAGTAATATCTGCCTAGTCCCTTCCCTAGGCGGAAGCAAGCCATAAAGAGAGGCCGGGACGATTCAATCCCCGCCCCCTGACACTCCCAGATGAAAGCTACCAAGTACCGCCAAAAGTTGGGTGATACCTGGGATGGGGAAATCCCCCAGAAGTGAAGACAATCCCTAATGATAGGATGCACCGGAAACCACAGGCCGGCTTCAAGCGCCCCCACTGTCAAACCAAATCTGCCAGGGAACCGATCGTATGACCGTTGCCCCGAGTGAGGGGCGTGCAGGCCAAAGCACTCTGGGATGCGGTAGCAATCCCGGAGCACTCTCAGAATGTCGTCGGTTACCACCGAGTCCACATCATGCAAAGACTTAAGGGCCTCAAGCTCGGCGGGACCCTCTAAGGCCTCTGAAGAGGCGCTACTCGAGGAGATGCTCACTATAGCATCCTAGGAGCTcatagaagaggaagaagaaggtgagAGAGAAGGAGTGGGAAGTGGGGATGAAAAGGAAGACGAAGACATCCCGACCTCGGAGTCGCGGGAAAGAAGCCCGGTTGCCGGGGCGGAGAATCGAAACAAAGAGGGCGGCAGGGTTGTGAGGAAGGAACCGAAGCACGAAACAAAGGATTGGTTGCAAGAATGATGATAATCGCCCTAGATGGAGACTATATGATAGGTGGAACCCACGGCAAGGCGGCGATTAGGGCTTCCCAAGGAGAGCAATAGTCGCAGCATTTAAGACCCATCACAACCCCTCGGATCTGCTAGATTCGCCCGCCTCAGACTCCCCACCAGAGGCGTCCCATCATCCGAGACCCCTCGCCAAGCGCCATTCAAAAAGGAGTTTCCCGCTAGGCCCCATGACGATCCGCTTGACTCGCCATGTGGCGCAATGCCGTTCAGGTACGACTCGACAACCCAAGTTCGATTCCTGCCCGGgccactccagatcgctcccgactggcgaCCCATCGGCAACCCAAGCTCGAATCCTGCTCGGGCCACTCCGAATCTCTCCCGACTAGTGACCTGTCGGCAACCCAAGCCtgattcctgcccgggtcgctccagattgcTCCCGACTAGCGACCCGTCGGCAACCCAAGCTCGAATCTTGCCCAGgccactccagatcgctcccgactggcgaCCCGTTGGCAACCCAAGCCCGATTCTTGCCCGggccgctccagatcgctcccgactgacGATCCGTCGACAACCAAAGCTTGAATCCTACCTGGGCCagtccagatcgctctcgactggTGACTCGTCGGCAACCCAAGCCCAATTCCTATCCGGGCCGCTCCAGATTGCTCCTGACTGGCGACCCATCGACAACCCAAGCTTGAATCCTGCCCGGGCCGCTCCATATCGCTCCCGACTAGCGACCCGTCGGTAACCCAAGTTCGATTCCTACCCGAgccactccagatcgctcccgactagcgACTCGTCAGCAACCCAAACTCGAATCCTGcttgggtcgctccagatcgctcccgactggtgACCCCTTGGCAACCCAAGCCCGATTCCTGTCCGGGCCGCTCTAGATCGCTCTCGACTGGCGACCCATCGGCAACTCAAGCTCGAATCCTGCCCGGGCCGCTCTAGATTGCTCCCGACTGGCGACCCGTCGACAACCCAAGCTCGAATCCTACCTGggccgctccagatcgctcctaaCTGGTGACCCATTGGCAACCCAAACACGATTccaattcggagctgagctcacaatTCAGTCCGCGGACTACCCCAGACTTAATTCAGAGCTAAGCCCACAACTCGATccctagactcaattcggagTTGAGCTCATAACTCGGTCCCCAAACTCAATTCAGAGCCGAGCCCACATctcgg encodes:
- the LOC135628521 gene encoding uncharacterized protein LOC135628521, with amino-acid sequence MALIDRILDVGRAIGRQMDLDDALWKVNLELRAKGGAEAIVAAEERATVLEGEEARLKTELEESRSNVRSLDDELLSLSQDVKAAKAIARAVEEVLEEERLGSSVAW